The Desulfurococcus sp. genome has a segment encoding these proteins:
- a CDS encoding NUDIX hydrolase, translating to MERIYPRFALGAVGAVLVKEDRMLLVKRGSPPGRGLWSLPGGLIKPGERVGEAARRELREETGLDGEPLGVIYVLNNVVLDQEGSARYHYIILDVLFDPDSIKGELKAGSDALDAKWFSLPEILAGKGVSRIVLKLVHRMLSSGLSYIPLEYVENIVSESS from the coding sequence ATGGAGAGAATCTACCCGCGTTTCGCTCTAGGAGCTGTTGGAGCAGTCCTGGTAAAAGAGGATAGAATGCTTTTAGTAAAGAGGGGGAGTCCACCAGGCAGGGGTTTATGGAGTCTACCGGGAGGGCTAATTAAGCCTGGTGAGAGAGTGGGGGAGGCAGCTAGAAGAGAGCTGAGAGAGGAGACAGGACTGGATGGAGAGCCTCTTGGAGTAATATATGTACTCAATAATGTTGTCCTGGATCAAGAGGGGAGTGCTAGATACCACTATATAATCCTAGATGTCTTATTCGACCCTGATAGCATTAAAGGAGAACTTAAAGCAGGCAGCGACGCACTTGACGCTAAGTGGTTCTCTCTTCCTGAAATTCTAGCTGGTAAAGGAGTCTCTAGAATAGTATTAAAGCTTGTTCACCGCATGCTTAGCAGCGGGTTAAGCTACATACCATTAGAGTATGTTGAGAACATAGTGTCTGAAAGCAGCTAG
- a CDS encoding flavodoxin family protein gives MKGSPHVLIINGSPRRYGSSMQLARIAAKGVEDAGGTYEIVNLYEYSIKPCLGCVSDNVKYCRFPCIVNDDDFNSIARRLLNSHGLIVSTPVYWYAPSGVLKNFIDRLTSLENMIFHEGRSLLEGKVAGFIATGLDSGVMMAISYLAVVLNSMGVHIVPWSMAYSHSENIADDEQALRDAYNVGYIVVETARALMEYGRHIGYNPSVNTRELRELVLKYSSEAGARGVRGERLKKLEFLLSSARV, from the coding sequence ATGAAGGGTAGTCCTCACGTGCTAATAATTAATGGATCTCCCCGTAGATACGGCTCTTCGATGCAGCTAGCTAGGATTGCAGCTAAAGGCGTTGAAGATGCAGGTGGAACCTACGAGATCGTAAACCTCTACGAGTATAGCATCAAGCCCTGCCTGGGGTGTGTTTCAGACAACGTCAAATACTGCAGGTTCCCGTGCATAGTCAACGATGACGACTTCAATAGTATTGCTAGGAGACTGCTAAACTCTCACGGGCTTATAGTATCAACACCAGTCTACTGGTATGCTCCCAGCGGTGTGCTAAAGAACTTCATTGACAGATTGACAAGCTTAGAGAACATGATATTTCACGAGGGAAGGAGTCTTCTGGAAGGAAAAGTAGCAGGCTTCATAGCCACCGGGCTCGACAGCGGGGTTATGATGGCTATATCTTATCTAGCTGTAGTCTTAAACAGCATGGGAGTACATATAGTGCCGTGGAGCATGGCTTACAGTCACTCAGAGAACATAGCTGACGATGAGCAAGCCCTCAGAGATGCATATAATGTCGGCTACATAGTTGTAGAGACAGCGAGAGCTTTAATGGAGTACGGGAGGCACATTGGATACAACCCCTCAGTCAACACCCGCGAGCTCAGAGAGCTGGTACTCAAGTACTCGAGTGAAGCCGGTGCTAGAGGAGTTAGAGGAGAGAGATTAAAGAAGCTGGAGTTTCTACTCAGCAGTGCTCGCGTTTAA
- a CDS encoding ATP-binding cassette domain-containing protein — translation MLKASIKAAGYRGGFTLRDINLEIPDGEILVVTGPSGSGKTTLLRALIGVLDKIGGFVEGSVFIDEHNLSEIPPWRIHELIAYIPQEPWYAIVGYTVRSEYCYTLSLTGLKCNYRHLDRLGLTGKLESLTANLSAGETQKLLWAGASAGRTRVLVLDEPLVYLDEETKGIVGRIAMEALENKTSLIVVDHNPYYWRNMPGKLLILDEGVVKYYGEWSDDALALIKPSWALDRRRETPNSSDAAIEVENLWFKYPGEKPLFKGLNLIVERAQLTGLTGRNGSGKSTLLKLMAGMLKPVKGRVKKRGRATYIPENPLLYFTKPTPVEELLYAAGGRLERVTDVAEAFGLSKSLETPLARLSSGERRRLAIASAYLSGFDIYLVDEPTGGLDQWNTVKVLEALSNIVDSGGTVVVATHDERIIRILDSEYQLG, via the coding sequence GTGCTGAAAGCTAGTATTAAAGCAGCAGGCTATCGCGGCGGATTTACACTTAGAGACATCAACCTAGAGATCCCTGACGGGGAGATCCTGGTTGTAACAGGGCCTTCGGGCAGCGGGAAGACTACTCTTCTTCGAGCTTTAATCGGAGTGCTAGATAAGATTGGAGGCTTCGTGGAGGGCTCAGTCTTCATTGATGAACACAATCTAAGTGAAATACCACCTTGGAGAATACACGAGCTAATAGCATACATACCCCAGGAACCCTGGTATGCTATCGTAGGCTACACTGTGAGATCCGAGTACTGCTACACGCTATCCCTCACCGGCTTGAAGTGCAACTACAGGCATCTCGATAGACTAGGATTAACAGGTAAGCTGGAGTCCCTGACAGCTAATTTAAGTGCTGGTGAAACCCAGAAACTCCTGTGGGCTGGGGCATCTGCTGGAAGAACCCGTGTACTCGTGTTAGACGAGCCCCTCGTATACCTTGACGAGGAGACTAAGGGGATTGTTGGCAGGATAGCAATGGAAGCCTTAGAGAATAAAACGTCGCTAATAGTAGTAGACCATAACCCCTACTACTGGAGGAATATGCCTGGGAAGCTCTTAATCCTAGATGAAGGAGTTGTCAAATACTACGGTGAATGGAGTGACGACGCGCTAGCATTAATTAAGCCATCCTGGGCGCTGGATAGAAGGAGAGAAACACCTAATAGTAGTGACGCTGCCATCGAGGTTGAAAACCTCTGGTTTAAGTACCCGGGGGAGAAACCACTCTTTAAAGGCTTAAATTTAATAGTAGAGAGAGCGCAGCTTACAGGCCTCACGGGCAGGAATGGTAGCGGTAAGTCAACTCTTCTCAAGCTAATGGCCGGCATGCTGAAGCCTGTAAAAGGCCGTGTTAAAAAACGTGGACGAGCCACCTACATACCCGAGAACCCGCTACTATACTTTACTAAGCCTACACCAGTAGAAGAGCTACTCTACGCTGCAGGGGGAAGGCTTGAAAGAGTCACCGATGTAGCCGAGGCATTCGGGCTCTCGAAATCCCTTGAAACTCCGCTTGCAAGGCTTAGCTCTGGTGAGAGGAGGAGGCTTGCTATAGCCTCAGCATACCTTAGCGGCTTCGACATATACCTGGTGGATGAGCCTACAGGCGGCTTGGATCAATGGAATACAGTAAAAGTGCTGGAAGCTCTCTCCAATATAGTAGATAGCGGTGGGACTGTTGTAGTCGCTACGCATGATGAAAGAATAATTAGAATACTTGACAGCGAGTACCAGCTGGGCTGA
- a CDS encoding nucleotidyltransferase domain-containing protein, protein MVVADELQKIVGMLVERFKPKAIILFGSRARGDWVPWSDYDLLIIADFENKYLDRIKIILDLLGDTVLNIEPHPYTLEEAVQMLSKGNPIIVNAIEEGIVLYSTSEYEILLEKYRELREKGLRRTHTTVILPDKL, encoded by the coding sequence ATGGTAGTAGCTGATGAACTACAAAAGATAGTCGGAATGCTTGTGGAGAGATTTAAACCGAAGGCGATAATATTATTTGGTTCAAGAGCTCGCGGAGACTGGGTACCGTGGAGTGACTACGATTTATTGATCATTGCTGACTTTGAGAACAAGTACCTTGATAGAATCAAGATCATTCTAGACCTTCTAGGAGACACAGTGCTTAACATAGAACCACATCCCTATACCCTGGAGGAAGCTGTTCAAATGCTCTCCAAGGGTAACCCTATCATAGTTAACGCTATTGAGGAAGGTATAGTACTGTATTCAACTAGCGAGTATGAAATTCTATTGGAAAAATACCGTGAACTCAGAGAGAAAGGGTTAAGAAGAACGCATACCACGGTAATACTACCAGATAAGCTGTAG
- a CDS encoding cytidylyltransferase family protein yields MEECERIKAYIYNVEQALKQVDKERLNQYKTIVELAEAYTSDAKYYLDRKDCFTSLACIAYAEGLLDALRHQGALSFEWKPLTQLLKRPRVLVAGSFDILHPGHIHLLREAWRLGEVYVIVSRDKNFKRFKGRKPLLSENERLLMIESVKYVSKAVLGDEEDFLKPIEELKPDIILLGPDQWLTPGELKKLLEERGLSDIKVERLESKLNEWSSSGIIERIKREHC; encoded by the coding sequence TTGGAGGAGTGCGAGCGGATTAAAGCCTACATATATAACGTGGAGCAAGCTCTCAAGCAGGTAGACAAGGAGAGGCTCAACCAGTATAAGACTATAGTAGAGCTTGCAGAAGCGTACACTAGTGACGCAAAATACTACCTGGATAGAAAGGACTGCTTCACTAGTCTTGCATGCATAGCCTACGCTGAAGGCCTTCTCGATGCTCTCAGGCATCAAGGTGCTTTATCATTCGAGTGGAAGCCTCTCACCCAGCTACTCAAAAGACCTAGAGTCCTTGTTGCAGGCAGCTTCGATATACTTCACCCAGGCCACATACACCTGCTTCGAGAAGCCTGGAGACTGGGAGAGGTCTACGTTATCGTCTCAAGGGATAAGAATTTCAAGAGGTTTAAGGGAAGGAAGCCTCTTCTCAGCGAGAATGAGAGGCTTTTAATGATCGAGAGCGTCAAGTACGTCTCGAAAGCAGTCCTCGGTGATGAAGAAGACTTTCTCAAGCCTATTGAAGAGTTGAAGCCTGACATAATACTTTTAGGCCCCGACCAGTGGTTAACCCCCGGTGAGCTGAAGAAGCTGCTAGAGGAGAGAGGCCTTTCAGACATCAAGGTAGAGAGGTTGGAGTCAAAGCTTAACGAGTGGAGTTCCAGCGGGATTATCGAGAGGATTAAACGCGAGCACTGCTGA
- a CDS encoding GtrA family protein: MFKVVSERNGVKFYVEEGLEDLFKGFHPGEAPALITLRLNILDRILFKLLKIPVYYYCGGIIIGFTTTAGDSIPLDVSGVEVRVFEPGWKVKLELYNRRLPRILALPLSEIDRFLKFITVNGIGVLVNLLAAELAHRSIRGDPFIVNPAASTIGFESSVMWNYALNEAWTFRGAGLKSSLLDRFSRLARYHAASVASWIMQALLSTLLPVYLKTPFWLGQLAGIIAGFTISFILGYVYTWSRDRI, translated from the coding sequence GTGTTTAAGGTGGTTTCAGAGAGAAATGGAGTTAAATTCTACGTTGAAGAAGGCTTAGAGGATTTATTCAAGGGGTTTCATCCTGGTGAAGCTCCTGCTCTAATAACACTGAGATTGAATATTCTTGATAGAATTCTATTCAAGCTACTCAAGATCCCTGTTTACTATTATTGTGGCGGCATTATAATAGGGTTTACTACGACTGCAGGTGACTCAATACCGCTAGATGTAAGTGGAGTAGAAGTGAGAGTATTCGAACCAGGGTGGAAGGTAAAGCTAGAACTATACAATCGCAGGCTTCCCCGAATACTAGCTCTACCGTTATCTGAGATCGACCGGTTCTTAAAGTTTATCACTGTCAACGGGATCGGGGTTCTCGTGAACCTGCTTGCAGCGGAACTAGCGCATAGATCAATTCGCGGAGACCCATTCATAGTAAACCCTGCTGCATCCACTATTGGATTCGAGTCAAGCGTCATGTGGAACTATGCTCTTAATGAAGCTTGGACTTTCAGAGGTGCCGGCCTTAAGAGCAGCCTGCTCGATAGGTTTTCAAGGCTTGCTAGGTATCATGCAGCCAGTGTAGCTAGCTGGATTATGCAGGCGCTACTCTCAACCCTGCTACCAGTCTACCTTAAAACTCCCTTCTGGCTTGGACAGCTAGCAGGTATTATAGCAGGCTTCACTATAAGTTTTATATTAGGATACGTGTATACGTGGAGCAGAGACAGGATTTAA
- a CDS encoding APC family permease, with the protein MNEEESFLVFRAYLLRREFTLLDVFLWVIAAPLASGLIYYSVSAVGFHGYYGGVVYLAFLLGGVIFLPITLAFMVTASSLPRSASPYVLSTRSLSVLAGYIATVVYLFISGGLLSIGFLAFSSIGVIGDGLILGGYISGSRILAGLGEYLKNPAIAFISTLVVFTILFFAESYGRRMVKILLYASTITPLVIYLAVLLSMYPFSNSVFKSNWDKLFNNSYQAIISIALQGGVVNGSIVEPLKPVDMWSGTISLVTMAMWAYMGVEAASFIASEVKDPSRTYRRGYIAGYLLLLAIYTSTPVAITSLAGYDFLAAYSYLYHSNPVLLKSLMRVEGPLPSPSMVTVISVYTNSVFSTMLFTITAFLLYFDTLLVTWVSAVRILFTLSEDHLMPRLLSKVSRKYSVPFYSNLLIYILSVVVALLTVYIRSQPALEHAFLRYMNLGYAVFVAIIGLSLVNIPLASRSLRGWFKHMREWQLRFLGLIVFITGFLMAGFDLMWFSLRDLAVISVILTGVVASYIAVTGYMKRRGVVYEELVSRVPQM; encoded by the coding sequence GTGAACGAGGAGGAGTCTTTCCTAGTTTTCAGAGCGTATCTTCTTCGAAGAGAGTTCACTCTACTCGACGTGTTTCTATGGGTTATCGCTGCTCCTCTGGCTTCAGGCCTCATCTACTACTCTGTTTCAGCTGTGGGATTCCACGGCTATTATGGTGGTGTAGTCTACCTAGCATTCCTGCTGGGTGGGGTAATCTTCCTCCCTATAACCCTGGCATTCATGGTTACTGCTTCCTCACTGCCTCGTAGTGCATCCCCCTATGTTCTATCAACTAGAAGTCTAAGTGTTCTCGCAGGATACATTGCTACAGTAGTATACTTGTTTATTAGTGGAGGCTTGCTGAGCATAGGCTTCCTAGCTTTTTCATCTATTGGTGTTATAGGCGATGGGTTAATTCTAGGCGGCTACATTAGTGGCAGTAGGATTCTAGCTGGTTTAGGCGAGTACTTAAAGAACCCGGCTATTGCGTTTATCTCTACCCTGGTTGTCTTCACGATCCTATTCTTCGCTGAATCCTATGGGAGGAGGATGGTGAAGATACTATTATATGCCTCTACAATCACACCGCTCGTGATCTATCTAGCCGTATTGCTATCCATGTACCCCTTCTCTAACAGCGTGTTTAAGAGCAACTGGGATAAACTATTCAATAACTCATACCAGGCAATCATAAGTATAGCTCTACAGGGCGGGGTAGTTAATGGAAGCATTGTAGAGCCCTTAAAACCTGTTGACATGTGGAGTGGAACTATAAGCTTAGTTACAATGGCTATGTGGGCTTACATGGGTGTAGAGGCGGCTAGTTTTATAGCTAGTGAAGTCAAGGATCCCTCTAGAACATATCGTAGAGGATATATTGCAGGCTACCTGCTACTCCTAGCTATCTATACTTCTACGCCAGTAGCTATTACTTCTCTAGCAGGCTACGACTTCCTAGCTGCATACTCGTACCTCTACCATAGCAACCCTGTTCTACTGAAGAGCCTGATGAGGGTTGAAGGCCCTCTCCCCAGCCCCAGTATGGTGACCGTTATATCAGTCTACACTAACAGCGTCTTCTCAACCATGCTATTCACTATCACGGCTTTTCTACTATACTTTGATACACTGCTGGTGACATGGGTGAGTGCTGTGAGAATACTGTTCACTTTAAGTGAGGACCACTTAATGCCTAGACTTCTCAGTAAGGTGTCGAGGAAGTATAGTGTTCCATTCTACTCGAATCTTCTAATATACATTCTCTCAGTAGTTGTCGCTCTGCTAACCGTGTACATTAGATCTCAGCCAGCCCTAGAGCATGCTTTCCTGCGGTACATGAACTTAGGGTACGCTGTCTTCGTAGCTATCATAGGGCTCTCGCTAGTAAACATCCCGCTGGCTTCTAGGAGTCTACGTGGATGGTTTAAGCATATGAGAGAGTGGCAGCTTCGATTCCTAGGCCTCATAGTATTCATTACTGGATTCCTGATGGCCGGCTTCGATCTCATGTGGTTCTCGCTGAGGGATCTAGCTGTCATATCAGTTATCCTCACGGGAGTAGTCGCCTCATACATCGCGGTCACAGGGTACATGAAGCGGAGGGGAGTAGTGTACGAGGAACTCGTATCCAGGGTTCCGCAAATGTAG
- a CDS encoding ECF transporter S component has product MKTRLIVDAVVFTVLVYAATIVLQVYQPVTGGYFNLGESMIYVAAMVSTPLAAGVAGGIGASLADLTTGYQIFAPATLVIKFTEGYIAGILIEKLKGRHGRITGGVLGSAYALVFASFALAYYAGPIEVGPTGITVNVPWFIWLLISIALGFTVVYSLISKYSSVGEALALLAGGLIMVTGYFLYEYYVSNPYTGRPAIHAVFEIPVNLGQAITGIMIALPLVSWLRRAGYLEGKSS; this is encoded by the coding sequence GTGAAGACACGCCTCATTGTGGATGCTGTTGTATTCACAGTGCTTGTTTACGCTGCTACAATAGTTCTCCAGGTATACCAGCCTGTGACAGGAGGTTACTTTAATCTAGGTGAATCAATGATATATGTTGCAGCCATGGTCTCCACCCCTCTGGCTGCAGGAGTAGCGGGAGGTATAGGTGCCTCGCTAGCAGACCTGACAACCGGCTACCAGATCTTCGCGCCAGCTACTCTAGTAATAAAGTTCACTGAAGGTTACATTGCAGGTATCCTCATCGAGAAGCTTAAAGGCAGGCATGGAAGGATTACAGGCGGAGTGCTCGGCTCAGCGTACGCCTTAGTCTTCGCAAGCTTCGCCTTAGCATACTACGCTGGCCCCATCGAGGTTGGGCCCACTGGTATCACTGTAAACGTGCCGTGGTTTATCTGGCTGCTTATCAGTATAGCTTTAGGCTTCACAGTAGTGTACTCTCTAATCTCAAAGTATAGTAGTGTGGGTGAGGCTCTAGCACTACTAGCAGGCGGGTTAATAATGGTTACAGGATACTTCCTCTACGAGTACTACGTGTCAAATCCGTATACTGGTAGGCCGGCAATCCACGCTGTATTCGAGATCCCAGTTAACTTAGGACAGGCGATTACAGGTATCATGATAGCCCTCCCCCTTGTCTCCTGGCTTAGAAGAGCCGGGTACCTGGAGGGTAAGTCTTCATAA
- a CDS encoding DEAD/DEAH box helicase, producing the protein MKLKDPLVAEVNDELAARYPGSGVSILYEKVEETGEPEPGPSIWDVDLPAEVLGVLERRGIRRLYKFQYEAYKRILNGENTVISAGTGMGKTEAFLLPILKHISEHRGANPRAMILYPTKALARDQVNRFRDYLVYPAISFGIYDGDTPSRVRRRLALNPPSIIVSNPDMLHIGLVYSEHIRSFTERSSFMVFDELHVYEGVLGSHIHHLAERLKRTASRKPVFIGSSATISNPRELAEALFNESFTEVRGEAWRKGTAIHALISAGYLSRWSVTASLAHILSEKGLRFLVFVDSQQLAELLTRILRVRYGINVMVHRAGLPASIRRSIEAELREGRLEGVVATPTLELGIDIGVLDAVVMASPPPSYAKYLQRAGRAGRRGKGYVFTILGEDPIDAYYARDPDRFFKQDIPPVVIEPFNEEVSKVHLLAYILQAGRARAGDLPEAWRRVLGELKAMNLVREVNGYVKPMRYHARRLLNEKGGLRAVGPVVSVVEAGVGSVIATRELPIALLELYPRAIYLYMGEPYIVESVDLSSSKATVRKVEADAGYYTRPLYTVDIVEYEVLSERLTLHGTRIAYARVLLELSVEGVVFKDMYSGEIISTEYLTEPVKYRYSTRAVLLKYPVFRELGLKGNAEAFHAVEHALISAARLTCGAGLTDLGGISYPSGDIVVYDSTIGGSGISKLLYERFERAEDLALEIMSKCSCEDGCPRCVYSPYCVITKSFHAGRLCTC; encoded by the coding sequence TTGAAACTTAAGGATCCACTGGTTGCAGAGGTTAACGATGAGCTAGCAGCCAGGTATCCTGGAAGCGGTGTCTCAATTCTCTACGAGAAAGTAGAAGAGACCGGCGAGCCTGAGCCAGGGCCAAGCATCTGGGATGTAGATCTGCCTGCTGAAGTACTCGGGGTCCTTGAGCGCAGGGGTATTAGGAGACTGTATAAGTTTCAATATGAGGCTTACAAGCGTATCCTGAATGGCGAGAATACTGTTATCTCAGCTGGAACAGGGATGGGTAAAACTGAGGCCTTCCTTCTCCCAATACTTAAGCATATTAGTGAGCATAGAGGCGCTAACCCGAGAGCAATGATACTCTACCCTACTAAAGCCCTTGCTAGAGACCAGGTGAATAGATTCCGCGATTACCTAGTGTACCCTGCTATCAGCTTCGGAATATACGATGGAGACACTCCGAGCAGGGTTAGAAGGAGGCTGGCGTTGAATCCACCCTCTATTATAGTATCGAATCCCGATATGCTTCACATTGGATTAGTTTATAGTGAGCATATACGGAGCTTCACTGAGAGATCCAGCTTCATGGTCTTCGACGAGCTACACGTCTACGAAGGGGTGCTTGGAAGCCATATCCACCACCTCGCAGAGAGGCTGAAGAGAACGGCTAGCAGGAAGCCTGTATTCATTGGTTCATCAGCCACTATAAGCAATCCAAGGGAACTTGCTGAAGCGCTCTTCAACGAGAGCTTCACTGAAGTTAGAGGAGAAGCCTGGAGGAAGGGTACTGCTATCCATGCTTTAATCTCAGCTGGCTACTTAAGCAGGTGGAGTGTTACAGCTAGCCTAGCACATATTCTATCAGAAAAGGGGTTGAGATTCCTAGTCTTCGTGGATAGCCAGCAGCTAGCAGAGCTATTGACGAGGATTCTAAGAGTAAGATACGGTATTAATGTCATGGTTCATAGAGCTGGCCTGCCAGCTAGTATTAGGCGGAGTATTGAAGCTGAGCTCAGGGAGGGTAGACTGGAGGGTGTTGTAGCAACACCGACACTCGAGCTGGGTATTGATATAGGTGTTCTAGACGCTGTAGTAATGGCTTCACCTCCCCCCTCCTACGCTAAATACCTGCAGAGAGCCGGCAGGGCTGGCAGGAGAGGTAAGGGCTACGTGTTCACTATACTAGGAGAGGATCCAATTGACGCCTACTACGCTAGAGACCCTGATCGGTTCTTCAAGCAGGATATACCACCTGTGGTAATCGAGCCTTTTAATGAAGAAGTATCTAAAGTCCACCTGCTAGCATACATCCTTCAAGCTGGGAGAGCGAGAGCAGGCGATCTGCCTGAAGCATGGAGGAGGGTTCTAGGCGAGTTGAAAGCGATGAATCTAGTGAGAGAGGTGAATGGGTATGTTAAGCCCATGCGATACCATGCGAGAAGACTTCTCAACGAGAAGGGGGGTTTAAGAGCGGTTGGCCCGGTTGTCAGTGTAGTTGAAGCTGGAGTTGGCAGTGTAATCGCGACTAGAGAGCTTCCTATAGCTCTACTCGAACTATACCCTAGAGCTATCTACCTATACATGGGTGAACCCTACATCGTTGAATCAGTAGATCTCTCGAGTAGTAAAGCTACAGTGAGGAAGGTGGAAGCTGATGCCGGGTACTACACTAGACCCTTGTACACTGTTGATATAGTAGAATACGAGGTGTTATCCGAGAGGCTGACCCTCCATGGTACTAGAATAGCATATGCGAGAGTACTCTTAGAGCTTAGTGTAGAGGGAGTAGTCTTCAAGGACATGTATAGTGGGGAGATAATCTCAACCGAGTACCTCACAGAGCCGGTCAAATACAGGTATTCAACGAGAGCAGTGCTACTGAAATACCCGGTGTTCAGAGAGCTAGGATTAAAGGGTAACGCGGAAGCATTCCACGCGGTCGAGCATGCTTTAATCTCTGCCGCTAGGCTTACATGTGGTGCTGGCTTAACAGATCTAGGCGGGATAAGCTATCCGAGCGGCGATATCGTGGTATACGACTCCACTATAGGTGGTAGCGGGATATCAAAGCTACTCTACGAGAGATTCGAGAGAGCAGAGGACCTAGCGTTAGAAATCATGAGTAAGTGTAGTTGCGAGGATGGATGCCCTAGATGCGTGTACAGCCCATACTGCGTAATAACCAAGTCCTTTCACGCAGGAAGGCTGTGTACGTGTTAA
- a CDS encoding glycosidase — translation MDARLEVDYSLSNTTSMRFPLAAGSAEASSLRVNETRDIVKRIGIISPDRVYMDNYPVIHPPAVFNSSMIKLGSQIYVYARIISGYYMYVSGIIELAVPFDDLENGGVNYNRYTARLVVYPSTRYDLWGAEDPRVYFTDGKLYMTYTGRTVSYLDPSARFDKTLPVTAVKEAGSREWVKMYVHKLPAEQHGNVVSNKDAFAFKYDGYTYFFHRPYMDDEQHYLLVGREGGYTRVGGMLEVALVDNIEVLKPSPWEEKLGWSTPPITASNGRIIVFLHAVDRELKAYRLLAIELELRGSEVAVTAVTPRYIMEPRELYEVFGDRPYTIFPCGVLREKDEVYISYGAGDYVIGFGRLDLAELESELDKGRIG, via the coding sequence GTGGATGCCAGGCTGGAGGTTGATTATTCATTGAGTAATACTACTAGCATGCGATTCCCTCTTGCTGCAGGCTCAGCTGAAGCTAGTAGTTTAAGAGTAAACGAGACCAGGGATATAGTGAAGAGGATAGGTATTATATCACCTGATAGAGTCTACATGGATAACTACCCGGTAATCCATCCTCCTGCAGTCTTTAATTCCTCGATGATTAAGCTGGGCTCGCAAATATACGTTTACGCTAGGATCATAAGCGGCTACTACATGTATGTGTCGGGTATTATCGAGCTAGCAGTACCCTTCGATGACCTGGAGAACGGGGGCGTGAATTACAATCGTTATACTGCTAGACTAGTAGTATACCCATCTACAAGGTATGACTTATGGGGTGCTGAGGATCCCAGAGTATACTTTACCGATGGTAAACTGTACATGACGTATACTGGTAGAACGGTAAGCTACCTCGACCCGTCAGCACGCTTCGATAAAACTCTACCTGTAACAGCTGTCAAGGAGGCTGGTAGTAGAGAGTGGGTGAAGATGTATGTGCATAAGCTGCCAGCGGAGCAGCATGGAAATGTAGTAAGCAATAAAGATGCATTTGCATTCAAATATGACGGCTACACGTACTTCTTCCACCGGCCGTACATGGATGACGAGCAACACTACCTTCTAGTGGGCAGGGAGGGAGGCTACACAAGGGTAGGTGGTATGCTTGAGGTAGCTCTCGTTGACAACATAGAGGTCTTAAAACCCTCCCCGTGGGAGGAGAAGCTTGGATGGTCAACGCCTCCGATTACAGCCTCTAATGGCAGGATTATAGTCTTCCTGCACGCAGTTGATAGAGAGCTTAAAGCCTACCGTTTACTCGCTATTGAACTAGAGTTGAGGGGAAGCGAGGTGGCTGTTACAGCTGTTACACCCAGGTATATTATGGAGCCGAGGGAACTCTACGAGGTATTCGGTGATAGACCCTACACGATCTTCCCCTGCGGGGTTCTCCGAGAGAAAGATGAAGTCTACATATCCTACGGTGCCGGCGACTACGTGATTGGATTTGGTAGATTAGACCTAGCAGAGCTGGAGAGCGAGCTGGATAAGGGAAGGATTGGTTAG
- a CDS encoding DUF5622 domain-containing protein, translated as MGLKHGKYIYVKRSDGVYVKVRVLNIRLKKKQELDLSDPSRYIVMNVKTVKPPASAVVLSEDALPQAVRNLLHEV; from the coding sequence ATGGGCTTGAAGCACGGCAAGTACATCTACGTTAAGAGGAGTGATGGAGTGTACGTTAAGGTGAGAGTCCTCAATATTAGGTTGAAGAAGAAGCAGGAGCTAGATTTAAGTGATCCCTCCAGGTACATTGTGATGAATGTTAAAACAGTAAAGCCCCCGGCGAGCGCAGTAGTCTTAAGCGAGGATGCACTACCCCAGGCTGTGAGAAACCTCCTTCACGAGGTTTAA
- a CDS encoding HEPN domain-containing protein → MKEEARRWLDEALWDLETARILHRERRYNAAAFYSHQAAEKAVKALLYSVNEAPWGHSVRVLLERYFERRRENANPILLNNARELDRHYIPSRYPNAHPAGAPHEAYDEDTSSRAIKAAEEIVEYARRLLDGSS, encoded by the coding sequence TTGAAGGAAGAGGCCCGCAGATGGCTTGATGAAGCACTGTGGGATTTAGAGACAGCTAGAATACTTCACAGAGAGAGGAGATATAATGCCGCAGCATTCTACTCTCATCAAGCAGCAGAAAAAGCTGTTAAAGCACTATTGTATAGTGTGAATGAGGCTCCATGGGGTCATAGTGTACGCGTACTTCTCGAGAGGTATTTTGAGAGAAGGAGGGAAAATGCCAACCCTATCCTTCTAAATAACGCTAGGGAACTCGATAGACACTACATTCCATCCAGGTATCCGAATGCTCATCCAGCTGGTGCTCCTCATGAAGCCTACGATGAGGATACATCAAGTAGAGCTATTAAGGCTGCTGAAGAAATAGTAGAATATGCCAGGAGATTGCTAGATGGTAGTAGCTGA